The following are encoded in a window of Natrononativus amylolyticus genomic DNA:
- a CDS encoding S-layer protein — MAAALGLTATLAGCTSGDDNGDDDAGNDTDDNDTDDNDTDDVDDFDESDLEEDTVGELRLILENEDGDPVSSGVEITVDPANDDMSFGLADPDIEDGEATVSITEEDDYTITVESTDDSFETQEEEVTVGEDDEEVTFTLEGASADEEEEEEEEDE, encoded by the coding sequence ATGGCAGCAGCGCTCGGCCTGACAGCCACACTCGCTGGCTGTACGAGCGGGGACGACAACGGCGACGACGACGCCGGAAACGACACCGACGACAACGACACCGACGACAACGACACCGACGACGTCGACGACTTCGACGAGTCGGACCTCGAGGAAGACACGGTCGGCGAGCTCAGGCTCATCCTCGAGAACGAGGACGGCGACCCGGTTTCCTCCGGCGTCGAGATCACCGTCGATCCCGCGAACGACGACATGTCGTTCGGACTGGCCGACCCCGACATCGAGGACGGCGAGGCGACCGTTTCGATCACCGAAGAGGACGACTACACGATCACCGTCGAGAGTACGGATGACTCGTTCGAGACTCAGGAGGAGGAGGTCACCGTCGGCGAGGACGACGAGGAGGTAACGTTCACCCTCGAGGGCGCGAGCGCAGACGAGGAGGAAGAAGAGGAAGAAGAAGACGAGTGA
- a CDS encoding amidase: protein MTNELLFAPAWRLAEGIRDGTLEPTAVVDAFLERIADRDDAVNAYVTVASEHARERALEAERALEAGEDVGPLHGVPVALKDLTAFRAGIRHTFGCRAFEDHVADHTAAFVQRLEDAGAIVIGKTNAPEFGHRPVTDNLLVGPTSTPFDLDRNAGGSSGGSAAAVADGMAAFAQGGDAAGSVRIPAACCGVYGLKPSFGRIPNVSRPNAFQNQSPFIDKGVLTRTVRDAALALEVMVGPHPRDPFSLPDTGAAYQAALDRSVDGWRIAYSSDLGVFSVAAVVRERVEDALEAFEREGATVDRVDVAFGYEFDDLAARTRYGLMQALSATIAENVERRHGVAFLERDAESVPSTFRDRIAAGREVSAVDLGGMNRVRTAIYDEIQDVFDGYDLLVTPTLSVLPIHNDSLEDVRVDGTPVDPQAGWLLTWPFNMTGHPAASIPAGFVDGLPVGMQLVGPRFGDEAVLTASAAVERRRPWLEAARSNLVD from the coding sequence ATGACGAACGAACTCCTCTTCGCTCCGGCGTGGCGACTCGCCGAAGGGATCCGTGACGGGACGCTCGAGCCCACGGCGGTCGTCGACGCCTTTCTCGAGCGGATCGCCGACCGCGACGACGCGGTAAACGCGTACGTCACGGTGGCGAGTGAGCACGCCAGAGAGCGCGCACTGGAGGCCGAACGGGCGCTCGAGGCGGGCGAGGACGTCGGCCCGCTCCACGGAGTTCCGGTCGCGCTGAAGGATCTCACGGCGTTTCGGGCGGGGATCCGACACACGTTCGGCTGTCGAGCGTTCGAGGACCACGTCGCGGACCACACCGCCGCGTTCGTCCAACGCCTCGAGGACGCCGGCGCGATCGTGATCGGCAAGACGAACGCCCCGGAGTTCGGCCACAGGCCGGTTACCGACAACCTGCTCGTCGGCCCGACGTCGACGCCGTTCGACCTCGATCGAAACGCGGGCGGCTCCTCCGGCGGGAGCGCGGCCGCGGTCGCCGACGGGATGGCGGCGTTCGCCCAGGGTGGCGATGCGGCGGGGTCGGTGCGCATTCCGGCCGCCTGCTGTGGCGTCTACGGTCTGAAACCGTCGTTCGGTCGCATCCCGAACGTCAGCCGGCCGAACGCGTTCCAGAACCAGTCGCCGTTCATCGACAAGGGCGTCCTCACGCGGACGGTACGGGACGCGGCGCTCGCCCTCGAGGTGATGGTCGGTCCCCACCCGCGGGATCCGTTCTCGCTCCCGGATACGGGCGCGGCGTATCAGGCTGCTCTGGACCGCTCGGTCGACGGCTGGCGGATCGCCTACAGCTCCGATCTGGGCGTCTTCTCCGTCGCCGCCGTCGTCCGGGAGCGCGTCGAGGACGCCCTCGAGGCGTTCGAGCGCGAGGGGGCGACGGTCGACCGCGTCGACGTCGCGTTCGGCTACGAGTTCGACGACCTCGCCGCACGAACCCGATACGGGCTGATGCAGGCACTCTCGGCGACGATCGCGGAGAACGTCGAACGACGCCACGGCGTCGCGTTCCTCGAGCGGGACGCCGAGTCGGTCCCGTCGACGTTCCGCGACCGGATCGCGGCCGGCCGCGAGGTGAGCGCCGTCGACCTCGGGGGGATGAACCGCGTCAGGACGGCGATCTACGACGAGATTCAGGACGTGTTCGACGGGTACGATCTCCTGGTGACGCCGACGCTGTCGGTGTTGCCGATCCACAACGACTCCCTCGAGGACGTCCGCGTCGACGGGACGCCGGTCGACCCGCAGGCCGGCTGGCTGCTCACGTGGCCGTTCAACATGACGGGCCACCCGGCGGCCTCGATCCCCGCGGGGTTCGTCGACGGGCTCCCGGTCGGGATGCAACTCGTCGGTCCGCGGTTCGGCGACGAAGCGGTGCTGACGGCGAGCGCCGCCGTCGAGCGACGCCGCCCCTGGCTCGAGGCCGCCCGCTCGAACCTCGTCGACTGA
- a CDS encoding ABC transporter permease, with protein MRYFVNRVLHAFVVLISVTTITFALFRLMPGNPAQAMRAQFEAQAEARGQTVNPDYLDAMVAQHTGFDPDQPWYIQYVEYLQDIILYQDFGHSIFYNEPVFDILFTAMPWSIFISVYGLAFGYTANILLGAAMAYAEGSRFDSYSTVLATFLNSVPYYVGAILFLAFFAYQLGWFPSGGRYNTNLEAGLNVQFMASITHHAVLPIMSSFIVGFGGGALAMRGNSIRILGEDYLRVARLRGISSERIATRYVARNAILPLYTEMMIGIAAVFSSSVVLEFIFTYPGVGWYTYDAVIRRDYPLLMGSFLFFTIVTLIGILIAEFTYGIVDPRIGSGENNESY; from the coding sequence ATGAGGTATTTTGTCAACCGCGTGTTACACGCTTTCGTGGTACTAATTAGCGTGACGACGATCACGTTCGCGCTGTTCCGATTGATGCCGGGGAATCCGGCGCAGGCGATGCGCGCGCAGTTCGAAGCACAGGCCGAGGCACGGGGGCAAACGGTCAATCCCGACTATCTCGATGCGATGGTCGCACAACACACCGGATTCGACCCGGACCAGCCCTGGTACATCCAGTACGTCGAATACTTACAGGACATCATCCTCTACCAGGACTTCGGCCACTCGATCTTCTACAACGAACCGGTGTTCGACATCCTGTTCACCGCGATGCCGTGGTCGATTTTCATCAGCGTCTACGGGCTGGCGTTCGGCTACACGGCGAACATCCTGCTCGGGGCAGCGATGGCGTACGCAGAGGGGTCGCGCTTCGACAGCTACTCGACCGTCCTGGCGACGTTCCTGAACTCGGTCCCCTACTACGTCGGGGCGATCCTGTTCCTCGCGTTCTTCGCCTACCAACTCGGTTGGTTCCCGAGCGGCGGCCGGTACAACACGAACCTGGAAGCCGGACTCAACGTCCAGTTCATGGCGAGCATCACACACCACGCGGTGCTCCCGATCATGTCGAGTTTCATCGTCGGGTTCGGCGGCGGTGCGCTGGCAATGCGGGGTAACTCCATCCGAATCCTCGGAGAGGATTACCTCCGGGTTGCCCGGCTCCGCGGGATCAGTTCCGAACGCATCGCGACCCGCTACGTCGCGCGGAACGCGATCCTCCCGCTGTACACCGAGATGATGATCGGCATCGCCGCCGTCTTCTCGAGCAGCGTCGTCCTCGAGTTCATCTTCACGTACCCCGGCGTCGGCTGGTACACCTACGACGCGGTTATCCGGCGCGACTACCCGCTTCTGATGGGATCGTTCCTCTTCTTTACCATCGTCACGCTCATCGGCATCCTCATCGCCGAGTTCACGTACGGCATCGTCGACCCACGGATCGGATCTGGTGAAAACAATGAGTCATACTGA
- a CDS encoding PIG-L deacetylase family protein: MSRTIVVIGAHPDDPDIRAGGFACHSAAAGHDVRFVSMTDGRGGHHDRHGSSLVERRRREAENAAEAAGIAEYRVLGTPDGKLRPSLERREEVIRLLRGFDPDLVLTHRSNDYHPDHRYTSQLVRDAAYMVTVPNVCPAVPALESNPVFGYLLDTFERPYPFTPDVVVPIEAEHLECKYDMLDCHESQFYEWLPYTENKLEEVPDDPAARRRWLESDPISGLREMRDGADRFRELLVDTYGEDAGGEIEYAEAFEISEYGGELTPDLAAELFA, translated from the coding sequence ATGTCCCGCACGATCGTCGTCATCGGCGCCCACCCCGATGACCCCGACATTCGAGCCGGCGGGTTCGCCTGCCACAGCGCAGCCGCCGGCCACGACGTCCGCTTCGTCTCGATGACCGACGGCCGCGGCGGCCACCACGACCGACACGGTTCTTCGCTCGTCGAACGGCGCCGCCGGGAGGCAGAGAACGCCGCCGAAGCGGCCGGAATCGCCGAGTACCGAGTTCTCGGCACGCCGGACGGGAAGCTCAGACCCTCCCTCGAGCGCCGGGAGGAGGTGATCCGCTTGCTCCGCGGGTTCGACCCCGACCTCGTGTTGACCCACCGGTCGAACGACTACCACCCCGACCACCGCTACACCTCCCAGCTGGTCCGCGACGCGGCGTACATGGTCACCGTCCCGAACGTCTGTCCGGCGGTGCCGGCGCTCGAGTCGAACCCGGTCTTCGGCTACCTGCTGGACACGTTCGAGCGGCCCTACCCGTTTACCCCCGACGTCGTCGTCCCGATCGAGGCGGAACACCTCGAGTGCAAGTACGACATGCTCGACTGCCACGAGTCCCAGTTCTACGAGTGGTTGCCGTACACCGAGAACAAACTCGAGGAGGTTCCCGACGATCCGGCAGCGCGACGGCGGTGGCTCGAGTCCGATCCGATCTCGGGGCTCCGGGAGATGCGAGACGGCGCCGACCGGTTCCGTGAACTCCTGGTCGACACCTACGGCGAGGACGCCGGCGGGGAGATCGAGTACGCCGAAGCATTCGAAATCTCGGAGTACGGCGGCGAACTCACACCCGACCTCGCCGCCGAACTGTTCGCCTGA
- a CDS encoding CapA family protein, whose product MVTGSRTRLGLADSVDDADESRWSMFVAGDYVIDRDEPATAERTIDPALRDRIAAAEVSIVNFEAPIVDGAEPITKSGPVIENPPEAATAAADAGFDVCALANNHVRDYGPEGVASTLEALQRAGCETVGVGESHDAAFEPLEVTRGDGRVAVVNVCEREFNIAGEDSYGAAWISDRRARETIRRADREYDAVIVLAHGGAEYVPFPSPELQGTLREFVDLGADLVVGHHPHVPQGWERYGDGAIFYSLGNFLFDRMADSENCSWGLSLEIEFDGATPVGVDLVPTETIDGTAYELGERRDRENHLEYLHRLAELTAEPSTLEPYWQEVAVQVFYERYSNWLHMGCGATLARARSAPNDPEAQRPVWDPEARRREIMALLTIVRTESHRWLMTTALSVLTGEVADRRTPAIREEAQLLLSRAER is encoded by the coding sequence ATGGTCACCGGGTCACGGACGCGCCTCGGACTGGCCGACAGCGTCGACGACGCCGACGAGAGCCGGTGGTCGATGTTCGTCGCCGGCGACTACGTCATCGACCGAGACGAGCCGGCGACCGCCGAGCGGACGATCGACCCGGCGCTGCGCGACCGGATCGCGGCTGCCGAGGTTTCGATCGTCAACTTCGAGGCGCCGATCGTCGACGGTGCGGAGCCGATCACCAAGAGCGGCCCCGTCATCGAGAACCCGCCGGAGGCCGCGACGGCGGCGGCCGACGCCGGGTTCGACGTCTGCGCGCTCGCGAACAACCACGTCCGCGACTACGGCCCCGAGGGCGTCGCCTCGACCCTCGAGGCCCTCCAGCGTGCGGGCTGTGAGACCGTCGGGGTCGGCGAGAGCCACGACGCCGCATTCGAGCCGCTCGAGGTCACGCGGGGCGACGGTCGCGTCGCCGTCGTCAACGTCTGCGAGCGCGAGTTCAACATCGCCGGCGAGGACAGTTACGGTGCGGCCTGGATCTCGGACCGACGAGCCCGCGAGACGATCCGGCGGGCGGACCGCGAGTACGACGCGGTGATCGTCCTCGCCCACGGCGGGGCGGAGTACGTTCCGTTCCCGTCGCCGGAGCTGCAAGGGACGTTGCGGGAGTTCGTCGATCTGGGCGCGGATCTCGTCGTCGGCCACCACCCGCACGTGCCACAGGGCTGGGAGCGCTACGGCGACGGCGCGATCTTCTACAGCCTCGGCAACTTCCTGTTCGACCGGATGGCCGACTCGGAGAACTGTTCGTGGGGGCTGTCCCTCGAGATCGAGTTCGACGGCGCGACGCCGGTCGGCGTCGACCTGGTTCCGACGGAGACGATCGACGGGACCGCCTACGAACTCGGGGAGCGACGCGACCGCGAGAACCACCTCGAGTACCTGCACCGTCTCGCCGAACTCACCGCGGAGCCGTCGACCCTCGAGCCCTACTGGCAGGAAGTCGCCGTGCAGGTGTTCTACGAGCGGTACTCGAACTGGCTCCACATGGGCTGTGGGGCGACCCTCGCACGTGCCAGGTCGGCGCCGAACGATCCGGAGGCACAGCGACCGGTGTGGGACCCCGAGGCCCGACGCCGCGAGATCATGGCCCTGCTCACGATCGTTCGGACGGAGTCTCACCGCTGGCTCATGACGACCGCGCTGTCGGTGCTCACGGGCGAAGTCGCCGACCGGCGGACGCCGGCGATCCGTGAGGAAGCACAGCTGTTGCTCTCTCGAGCCGAGCGGTAA
- a CDS encoding ABC transporter permease, translated as MSHTDEPRTDGGEPLSDEQLFGQLAEKDRVELSRKERYSRALDAYVLAPARVAWEDWRMRFGIFIITMFVFVGVVGTRLVPRPGTNQAPNNLQPFQGGVSAIWEDGGWIDIGLEHSYSFQYFSIPGFDLEYPLGADNYGTPIGRNLVHATPDMLEMVIAGAIVSVGIAALIGITAGYKGGKIDSFLMYITDIVMTMPGLPLIIVIAAIYPPRQAWLVGVVLAIDSWPGLARALRSQVLTLREESYVEASRTMGLTSKTILSRDITPQLMPYILINAAHAGRSVIFGAIALYFLGILPFTTANWGIMMDTAYSEAHALVNLANFYQIFWPMAAVVVISFGLIMFAQGMDRVFNPRIRARHAKKVGGDGESVDN; from the coding sequence ATGAGTCATACTGACGAACCTCGGACAGACGGAGGCGAACCGCTCAGCGACGAACAGCTGTTCGGCCAGCTCGCCGAGAAAGACCGCGTCGAACTCTCGCGCAAGGAACGGTATTCCCGTGCACTCGACGCGTACGTTCTCGCGCCGGCCCGGGTCGCCTGGGAGGACTGGCGGATGCGCTTTGGCATCTTCATCATCACGATGTTCGTGTTCGTCGGCGTCGTCGGCACCCGCCTCGTTCCCAGGCCGGGGACCAACCAGGCGCCGAACAACTTACAGCCGTTCCAGGGCGGCGTCTCCGCGATCTGGGAGGACGGCGGCTGGATCGACATCGGACTCGAGCACTCGTACTCGTTCCAGTACTTCTCCATCCCCGGGTTCGACCTCGAGTACCCCCTCGGGGCGGACAACTACGGGACGCCGATCGGGCGAAACCTCGTCCACGCGACGCCGGACATGCTCGAGATGGTGATCGCCGGCGCGATCGTCTCCGTCGGCATCGCCGCACTAATCGGCATCACGGCCGGCTACAAGGGCGGGAAGATCGACTCGTTCCTCATGTACATCACGGACATCGTGATGACGATGCCCGGCCTGCCGCTGATCATCGTCATCGCGGCGATCTACCCGCCCCGGCAGGCGTGGCTTGTCGGCGTCGTCCTCGCGATCGACTCCTGGCCCGGACTGGCGCGTGCGCTCCGGTCGCAGGTGCTCACGCTCCGCGAGGAGTCTTACGTCGAGGCCTCCCGAACGATGGGGCTCACCTCGAAGACGATCCTCTCGCGGGACATCACGCCGCAGCTGATGCCGTACATCCTGATCAACGCGGCACACGCCGGCCGGTCGGTGATCTTCGGCGCCATCGCGCTGTACTTCCTCGGCATCCTCCCGTTCACGACGGCCAACTGGGGGATCATGATGGACACGGCGTACTCCGAGGCGCACGCGCTGGTCAACCTCGCGAACTTCTACCAGATCTTCTGGCCGATGGCCGCGGTCGTGGTCATCTCGTTCGGCCTGATCATGTTCGCACAGGGGATGGACCGCGTGTTCAACCCGCGGATCAGGGCACGACACGCCAAGAAGGTCGGCGGTGACGGCGAATCGGTCGACAACTAA
- a CDS encoding Gfo/Idh/MocA family protein yields the protein MSLSVGVLSAAHAHVDAYAGILAGREDVDLVGIADGDDERGRAAADRHGTAYVADGDELLERIDAAVICSANADHRDWFERAAKAGVHVLCEKPLAPTVEAASAIVDVWEDTGIVAGVAMPLRFCEPARRMREALEAGEIGSVRSISGTNRGKMPGGWFADPERAGGGAVVDHTVHIVDLVLDLLGETPAEVYAETDTRFHDIPVDDVNVLSMAMADGTPFLLDGSWSKPDAWHTWGDATLELTGTEGTVAIDYMDQSLTHTVASGDDAGVHTAFYGTDANAGLVDDFLESVRKGRDPEITPADGLAAVAVVEAAYDSADAGASVPVADVD from the coding sequence GTGAGCCTCTCCGTCGGGGTGCTGTCGGCGGCCCACGCCCACGTCGATGCCTACGCCGGCATCCTCGCCGGCCGGGAGGACGTCGACCTCGTCGGGATCGCGGACGGCGACGACGAGCGCGGACGGGCGGCCGCCGACCGTCACGGGACGGCGTACGTCGCCGACGGGGACGAGTTGCTCGAGCGGATCGACGCGGCGGTGATCTGCTCGGCCAACGCCGACCACCGCGACTGGTTCGAACGCGCCGCGAAGGCGGGCGTTCACGTCCTCTGTGAGAAACCGCTCGCGCCGACCGTCGAGGCGGCGTCGGCGATCGTCGACGTCTGGGAGGACACCGGGATCGTCGCGGGCGTGGCGATGCCGCTTCGCTTCTGCGAGCCGGCCCGGCGGATGCGAGAGGCGCTCGAGGCGGGCGAGATCGGCTCGGTGCGGTCGATCTCCGGGACGAACCGGGGGAAGATGCCCGGCGGCTGGTTCGCCGACCCCGAGAGAGCCGGCGGCGGGGCGGTGGTGGATCACACCGTCCACATCGTCGACCTCGTGCTCGACTTACTCGGCGAGACGCCGGCCGAGGTGTACGCCGAAACTGACACCAGGTTCCACGACATCCCGGTCGACGACGTCAACGTCCTCTCGATGGCGATGGCCGACGGGACGCCGTTCTTGCTCGACGGCTCCTGGAGCAAACCCGACGCCTGGCACACGTGGGGCGACGCCACCCTCGAACTGACCGGCACCGAGGGAACCGTCGCGATCGACTACATGGATCAGTCGCTGACCCACACCGTCGCCTCGGGCGACGACGCGGGCGTCCACACCGCGTTCTACGGGACCGACGCCAACGCCGGACTCGTCGACGACTTCCTCGAGAGCGTCCGGAAGGGACGCGACCCGGAGATCACGCCCGCCGACGGGCTCGCGGCCGTCGCCGTCGTCGAGGCCGCCTACGACTCCGCTGACGCGGGCGCGTCGGTGCCGGTGGCCGACGTCGACTGA